One window of Streptomyces sp. NBC_00273 genomic DNA carries:
- a CDS encoding DUF4118 domain-containing protein, with product MPAYRLHDRAALFGALVVPLLVALALVPFRTRLSPTNEALVLVVVVVAIAASGTRAAAAVAALSAATWFGLLLLARPYEHVALADRDAVQTAVLLLAVGLIVAQLAVRARRLEAVAVAGAAHLSSLQGTARLTERGGSPDAVVEYVRQELIGLLGLRGCRFEYGTLIGHRPRLEHDGGLWLRRGGRVTGYADWPDGETELRVVGGGHYYGRFLLDPVPGHRLPPEDARSVALALAALAGAALDTAGVSHRG from the coding sequence ATGCCCGCGTACCGACTCCACGACCGTGCCGCGCTGTTCGGGGCCCTGGTGGTACCCCTGCTCGTGGCGCTCGCGCTCGTCCCCTTCCGCACCCGGCTCTCCCCTACGAACGAGGCCCTGGTCCTGGTCGTCGTCGTGGTCGCGATCGCCGCCTCGGGCACCCGGGCCGCCGCAGCCGTGGCCGCGCTCTCCGCGGCCACCTGGTTCGGCCTGCTCCTCCTCGCCCGGCCCTACGAGCACGTCGCCCTCGCCGACCGGGACGCGGTCCAAACGGCCGTCCTCCTGCTGGCCGTCGGGCTGATCGTCGCGCAACTGGCCGTACGCGCCCGCAGGCTGGAGGCGGTCGCGGTCGCCGGCGCCGCGCACCTGTCCAGCCTCCAGGGCACCGCCCGGCTGACCGAGCGGGGCGGTTCGCCGGACGCGGTGGTCGAGTACGTCCGCCAGGAGCTCATCGGCCTGCTGGGGCTGCGCGGCTGCCGCTTCGAGTACGGGACCCTGATCGGGCACCGACCTCGGTTGGAGCACGACGGCGGCCTGTGGCTGCGCCGCGGCGGCCGGGTCACCGGGTACGCCGACTGGCCGGACGGCGAGACCGAGCTGCGGGTCGTCGGGGGCGGGCACTACTACGGCCGCTTCCTCCTCGACCCCGTTCCCGGCCACCGCCTGCCGCCCGAGGACGCCCGCTCGGTGGCGCTCGCCCTGGCCGCGCTGGCGGGCGCCGCACTGGACACGGCCGGCGTGTCCCACCGCGGCTGA
- a CDS encoding SpoIIE family protein phosphatase, whose translation MPSARPGGEETHGPIWSEPGSLLERVPVAVLGIDEHDRVCYWGPGARDLFGYEPGAVLTRPGALLFADASRSGKSASCARLTEQGRTQGYWRGRLTARHRDGTVFDCGFRSFSVTGSGGPSVVMVLSSRSDELDRVKTNLAFLDALFETCPIGLVMIDEDLRYIHLNQALADMDGLPIEAHLGRRMDDIMIMSDGGEYERMLRAVAQGGAPVVGTLVGVRPRGHPDRDQVRSVSFFPLSRAVGTRSGVGGLMIDVTDRERAILEATASRRRLALLDGASTRIGTTLDVNLTAQELVDASMPDFCDGSVVEIVEWMDETEDFDPGRPLFTRRIASGTTLPAPAVELVSGVEKVRYPPGSVIHDMLSTGRAISAVVDEEFLARTVVTESRTKIMGESGVACILVAPLIARGTVQGIAMFGRSAARPPFTEEDVSLASELASRAAICLDNARLYSRVQDIALTLQRALLPTALAVTPYVDVAHRYVPGSRITEVGGDWYDVINLPDGRIVLVVGDVMGHGVSAAAAMGYLRITTKALARHDSEPADLLTELDMCAQEAGIELATCLYLVYDPRSGRARIASAGHPPPLVLRPDGTVQTVDEVLGVPLGVGGAPFRTTEIELPENATLALYTDGLIEARGQDIEVGLDALRAELGDRSEPLEDMADRILAGLLPEPPTDDTVLILARVHRGAP comes from the coding sequence GTGCCATCGGCTCGGCCGGGGGGCGAGGAAACCCACGGCCCGATCTGGTCCGAGCCGGGGTCGCTGCTCGAGCGCGTGCCCGTGGCCGTCCTCGGCATCGACGAACACGACCGCGTCTGCTACTGGGGGCCCGGCGCCCGTGACCTCTTCGGGTACGAGCCCGGCGCCGTCCTCACCCGGCCCGGCGCCCTCCTCTTCGCCGACGCCTCCCGCAGCGGCAAGTCCGCATCGTGCGCCCGACTGACGGAGCAAGGGCGCACGCAGGGTTACTGGCGGGGCAGGCTGACGGCCCGGCACCGCGACGGCACGGTCTTCGACTGCGGCTTCCGGTCCTTCTCCGTCACCGGATCCGGCGGCCCCTCGGTGGTGATGGTCCTGTCGAGCCGCAGCGACGAACTCGACCGGGTCAAGACCAACCTCGCCTTCCTCGACGCCCTCTTCGAGACCTGCCCCATCGGCCTGGTCATGATCGACGAGGACCTGCGGTACATCCACCTCAACCAGGCGCTCGCCGACATGGACGGCCTGCCGATCGAGGCCCACCTGGGGCGGCGCATGGACGACATCATGATCATGTCCGACGGCGGTGAGTACGAGCGCATGCTCCGGGCCGTCGCCCAGGGCGGGGCACCCGTGGTGGGGACCCTGGTCGGGGTGCGCCCGCGCGGGCATCCGGACCGCGACCAGGTCCGGTCGGTCAGCTTCTTCCCGCTGAGCCGGGCCGTCGGCACCCGCTCCGGCGTGGGCGGGCTGATGATCGACGTGACCGACCGGGAACGCGCCATCCTGGAAGCCACCGCCAGCCGTCGCCGGCTGGCCCTCCTCGACGGGGCCTCCACCCGGATCGGGACCACCCTGGACGTCAACCTCACCGCCCAGGAGCTCGTCGACGCGTCGATGCCGGACTTCTGCGACGGTTCCGTCGTCGAGATCGTGGAGTGGATGGACGAGACCGAGGACTTTGACCCGGGGCGGCCGCTGTTCACCCGTCGCATCGCCTCCGGGACGACCCTGCCCGCTCCGGCCGTCGAACTCGTGAGCGGGGTGGAGAAGGTCCGGTACCCGCCGGGCTCCGTCATCCACGACATGCTGAGCACCGGCCGCGCCATCTCGGCCGTGGTGGACGAGGAGTTCCTGGCCCGCACCGTCGTCACCGAGTCGCGTACGAAGATCATGGGCGAGAGCGGGGTGGCCTGCATCCTCGTCGCTCCGCTCATCGCCCGGGGCACCGTCCAGGGCATCGCCATGTTCGGCCGGTCCGCCGCCCGTCCGCCCTTCACCGAGGAGGACGTCAGCCTGGCCAGCGAACTCGCCTCGCGCGCCGCGATCTGCCTGGACAACGCCCGCCTCTACAGCCGGGTCCAGGACATCGCCCTCACCTTGCAGCGGGCCCTGCTGCCCACGGCGCTGGCGGTCACCCCGTACGTGGACGTCGCCCACCGCTACGTGCCCGGCAGCCGGATCACCGAGGTCGGCGGCGACTGGTACGACGTGATCAACCTGCCCGACGGTCGGATCGTCCTCGTCGTGGGCGACGTGATGGGGCACGGGGTCTCCGCGGCCGCCGCCATGGGCTATCTCCGCATCACCACCAAGGCCCTGGCCCGCCACGACAGCGAGCCCGCCGACCTGCTCACCGAACTCGACATGTGCGCCCAGGAGGCCGGCATCGAGCTCGCGACCTGCCTGTACCTCGTCTACGACCCGCGCAGCGGACGTGCCCGCATCGCCAGCGCCGGCCACCCGCCGCCCCTGGTGCTCCGGCCGGACGGCACGGTGCAGACCGTCGACGAGGTCCTCGGGGTCCCGCTGGGCGTCGGCGGCGCCCCGTTCCGGACCACCGAGATCGAACTGCCCGAGAACGCGACGCTCGCCCTCTACACGGACGGCCTCATCGAAGCCCGGGGGCAGGACATCGAGGTGGGCCTGGACGCCCTGCGCGCCGAACTGGGCGACCGCAGCGAACCGTTGGAGGACATGGCGGACCGCATCCTGGCCGGCCTGCTGCCCGAACCGCCGACCGACGACACGGTCCTGATCCTGGCCCGCGTCCACCGGGGCGCCCCGTGA
- a CDS encoding GNAT family N-acetyltransferase, with protein MSDISVRSVRDGDFAQWRALYRGYADFYGVEQTEEAAATVWSWVTDPGHEVGALVAEDTEGRLLGLAHYRPFARPLSATVGCFLDDLFVAPQHRGSGAADLLLGALRELAAERGWSVVRWITADDNHRARSKYDRVAQRTMWVTYDMAP; from the coding sequence ATGTCCGACATCAGCGTGCGTTCCGTGCGGGACGGCGATTTCGCCCAGTGGCGCGCCCTCTACCGGGGCTACGCCGACTTCTACGGGGTGGAGCAGACCGAGGAGGCGGCCGCCACGGTCTGGTCCTGGGTGACCGACCCCGGCCACGAGGTGGGCGCCCTGGTGGCCGAGGACACGGAGGGGCGGCTGCTGGGCCTCGCCCACTACCGTCCGTTCGCGCGCCCGCTCTCCGCGACGGTGGGCTGCTTCCTCGACGACCTGTTCGTGGCACCGCAGCACCGCGGTTCGGGCGCCGCCGACCTGCTGCTCGGCGCACTGCGCGAGCTCGCGGCCGAGCGCGGCTGGAGCGTGGTCCGCTGGATCACCGCCGATGACAACCACCGGGCGCGGTCCAAGTACGACCGGGTCGCCCAGCGGACCATGTGGGTCACGTACGACATGGCTCCGTGA
- a CDS encoding DUF3291 domain-containing protein, with protein MPHLALYTFGVLKSPLADPTPLTNELYDTGEAIYRKISQHPGYLARAEAADGDRGTLFEADWGAWGEFAVPTWYGKGRTVETTALAATLSLWTDLDPVFDAIYTGLHRGALNRRYDWFEKTGHPGYVFWWVPDGVIPTWRDGVSRLEHVHDHGSAPHAFTFHHPFAPDGTPTRTRGIGSKGDPDRHRSPRPGEPRASAPNR; from the coding sequence ATGCCCCATCTTGCGCTGTACACATTCGGCGTCCTCAAGTCACCGCTCGCCGATCCCACACCGCTCACGAACGAGCTCTACGACACCGGCGAGGCCATCTACCGGAAGATCAGTCAGCACCCCGGGTACCTCGCCCGTGCCGAAGCGGCAGACGGCGACCGGGGCACGCTCTTCGAGGCGGACTGGGGTGCATGGGGGGAGTTCGCCGTACCGACCTGGTACGGCAAGGGCCGCACGGTGGAAACCACCGCCCTGGCCGCGACCCTCTCGCTCTGGACCGACCTGGACCCCGTCTTCGACGCCATCTACACCGGTCTGCACCGTGGGGCGCTGAACAGGCGTTACGACTGGTTCGAGAAGACGGGGCACCCGGGATACGTGTTCTGGTGGGTCCCCGACGGCGTGATACCCACCTGGCGGGACGGGGTTTCCAGGCTGGAACACGTCCACGACCACGGCTCCGCGCCGCACGCCTTCACCTTCCACCACCCGTTCGCCCCGGACGGAACGCCGACCAGGACCCGAGGCATCGGGTCGAAGGGCGACCCGGACCGTCACCGCAGCCCGCGTCCGGGGGAGCCCAGGGCCTCGGCGCCGAACCGATAG
- a CDS encoding anti-sigma factor, with amino-acid sequence MNQHRSDSHALTAAYALNALDVGEREPFTDHLVRCEECRLEVAGFQATAARLAAAVAQPPPAAMKQRTLAAVEGVRQLPPRRSTPLSPVPVGGALRRKAGLFAVAASVAAAALFAGLAAWQSQESRHYEQQARQIEQRLDDVSTVLAAPDARTAHGRTSNGAAATVVSSAMRNKAVFTAGGLPAPVAGTTYQLWLDHDGTMSPAGFIHRDGTVLVDGDTADAGAIGLTLEPAGGSPRPTTTPLLLMDLPA; translated from the coding sequence ATGAACCAGCACCGGTCCGATAGCCACGCCCTCACCGCCGCGTACGCACTGAACGCCCTGGACGTCGGCGAACGCGAGCCGTTCACCGACCACCTCGTCCGGTGCGAGGAGTGCCGCCTGGAAGTGGCCGGGTTCCAGGCCACCGCCGCCCGGCTGGCCGCCGCCGTGGCCCAGCCGCCGCCCGCCGCCATGAAGCAGCGGACCCTGGCAGCCGTCGAGGGCGTGCGCCAACTCCCGCCCCGACGCTCCACCCCCCTCTCCCCGGTCCCGGTGGGCGGCGCGCTGCGCCGCAAGGCCGGCCTGTTCGCCGTGGCCGCGAGCGTGGCCGCCGCGGCCCTGTTCGCGGGCCTGGCCGCCTGGCAGAGCCAGGAAAGCCGGCACTACGAACAGCAGGCCCGGCAGATCGAGCAGCGCCTCGACGACGTCAGTACGGTCCTGGCCGCTCCCGACGCCCGGACCGCCCACGGCCGCACCAGCAACGGAGCCGCCGCCACCGTGGTCTCCTCGGCCATGCGCAACAAGGCCGTCTTCACCGCCGGCGGACTTCCCGCGCCCGTCGCCGGCACGACCTACCAGCTGTGGCTGGACCACGACGGCACCATGAGCCCGGCCGGTTTCATCCACCGGGACGGCACCGTCCTCGTCGACGGCGACACCGCCGACGCCGGCGCGATCGGCCTCACCCTCGAACCCGCCGGAGGATCCCCACGACCCACCACGACCCCCCTGCTCCTGATGGACCTGCCCGCCTGA
- the sigK gene encoding ECF RNA polymerase sigma factor SigK: MNQPSRFGPDPTGGPTNRTDRAELPEVMRQVAHGDKEAFSVLYDALAPLVFGIVIKVVRDRAQSEEVAQEVMIDLWRQAARYRPDSASVTTWVATIAHRRAVDRVRSAQASADRERAQAAREHRTAFDEVAEQVEIRLDSEQVRRCLHGLTELQRQAVTMAYYQGLTYREVAEVLHTPLPTVKTRMRDGLVRLRDCMGVTT, translated from the coding sequence GTGAACCAGCCGAGCCGCTTCGGCCCCGACCCCACCGGCGGCCCCACCAACCGCACCGACCGTGCCGAGCTCCCCGAGGTCATGCGGCAGGTCGCACACGGCGACAAAGAGGCGTTCTCCGTCCTGTACGACGCCCTCGCCCCGCTGGTCTTCGGGATCGTGATCAAAGTCGTACGCGACCGGGCCCAGTCCGAGGAGGTCGCCCAAGAGGTCATGATCGACCTGTGGCGGCAGGCCGCCCGCTACCGGCCCGACTCCGCCAGCGTCACCACGTGGGTGGCGACCATCGCCCACCGGCGGGCCGTCGACCGGGTCCGCTCCGCCCAGGCGTCCGCCGACCGGGAACGCGCACAGGCCGCCCGCGAACACCGGACGGCATTCGACGAGGTCGCAGAACAGGTCGAGATCCGCCTGGACAGCGAACAGGTCCGCCGCTGCCTGCACGGCCTCACCGAACTCCAGCGCCAGGCGGTGACCATGGCCTACTACCAGGGCCTGACCTACCGCGAGGTCGCCGAAGTCCTCCACACGCCGCTTCCCACCGTCAAGACGCGCATGCGCGACGGACTGGTCCGGCTCCGCGACTGCATGGGGGTGACCACATGA
- a CDS encoding ATP-binding protein — protein sequence MDTAIASPARPRTVHHPLTSGPQAAGEARRSAARTLALHPVRCPQETACDILLIASELATNAVRHAVPPYALTISLDRGRAGICVSDGSLSLPQRGDGHGTEATRGRGLQIVRALGADLFVSRSPRGKQVIAVLTWRDG from the coding sequence ATGGACACCGCAATCGCATCCCCGGCGCGGCCGAGGACCGTGCACCACCCCCTGACCTCAGGACCACAGGCCGCCGGGGAAGCCCGCCGCAGCGCCGCGCGCACCCTGGCCCTGCACCCCGTGCGCTGCCCACAGGAGACCGCCTGCGACATCCTGCTGATCGCGTCCGAGCTCGCCACCAACGCGGTCCGGCACGCCGTTCCCCCGTACGCGCTCACGATCAGCCTGGACCGGGGCCGGGCGGGCATCTGCGTCAGCGACGGCTCGCTCTCCCTGCCCCAGCGGGGCGACGGCCACGGGACCGAGGCCACCCGGGGGCGCGGCCTGCAGATCGTCCGGGCGCTCGGCGCGGACCTCTTCGTCAGCCGCTCACCGCGCGGCAAGCAGGTCATCGCCGTGCTCACCTGGCGGGACGGCTGA
- a CDS encoding Ig-like domain-containing protein, with amino-acid sequence MSIFRAKTAVAAGVTGLLAAVLVAAPATADPAGAPSPCGAGGTFTASPPTCTYTAVGTDTFTVPEGVSAVTVDVFGAEGGSAAGFVTPNPPNEGAAGGLGGETRAGLAVSAGQNLQITVGGAGSSGSSRRGEYARPGGTGHGAGGGGAHGGGGSGGGATDVRVGAFGPADRVLVAGGGGGAGNGGPLLHGGHGGGPAGEPGGQGGGPEGSGLGGGGATQTAHGTGSRTSPLGGPGIPGGDIDPNTGLPNPGSGGPGGNGARGGNGGGGGGGGYFGGGGGSGGGNPDNLYGAGGGGGSGFATPAATDAVLLPGVNRGNGKAVVSFRYGSSLTVAADTDAPLFGHPVTLTATAAPAHPAAGAPGGTVTFFDGTTALATVPLDGGRARLRTAAFRPGSHAITATYGGDASHTPSATAGPAPVTVGFSLPCITTARVGTLTVAAGQALCIASGGSQTGPVEVAPGGSLAITDARVTGPVSAEGALALALCGSRLTGPVSVTDSAGYVLAGSDDGPTACAGNTFQGPLTFGGNTGGLQASANTVTGPVRIDGNSGDGPLPGADVPAFRANRVTGPLRCEGNAPELVQTGTVVQGPRSGQCRPAP; translated from the coding sequence TTGAGCATCTTCAGAGCCAAGACAGCAGTGGCGGCCGGCGTGACCGGTCTGCTGGCAGCCGTACTGGTGGCCGCACCCGCGACCGCCGACCCGGCCGGGGCGCCGTCGCCCTGCGGTGCGGGCGGCACGTTCACCGCCTCGCCCCCCACCTGCACCTACACGGCGGTCGGTACGGACACCTTCACCGTCCCTGAGGGCGTGAGCGCCGTCACCGTGGACGTGTTCGGAGCCGAGGGCGGCAGCGCGGCCGGCTTCGTCACCCCCAATCCCCCGAACGAGGGGGCGGCCGGCGGACTCGGCGGCGAGACCCGCGCGGGCCTCGCCGTGAGCGCGGGCCAGAACCTGCAGATCACGGTGGGCGGCGCCGGCAGTTCCGGCAGTTCGCGGCGCGGCGAGTACGCCCGGCCCGGCGGCACCGGCCACGGGGCCGGCGGCGGCGGTGCGCACGGCGGGGGCGGTTCCGGCGGCGGCGCCACCGATGTGCGCGTCGGCGCCTTCGGACCGGCCGACCGGGTCCTCGTCGCCGGCGGCGGCGGGGGCGCGGGCAACGGCGGGCCCCTGCTGCACGGCGGCCACGGCGGCGGCCCGGCCGGTGAGCCCGGCGGCCAGGGCGGCGGTCCGGAAGGATCCGGTCTCGGGGGCGGGGGCGCGACCCAGACCGCGCACGGCACCGGCAGCCGCACCTCGCCCCTCGGCGGCCCCGGAATACCCGGAGGCGACATCGACCCCAACACCGGACTGCCCAACCCGGGCAGCGGCGGCCCCGGCGGCAACGGCGCACGCGGAGGCAACGGCGGAGGAGGCGGTGGCGGAGGCTACTTCGGCGGTGGCGGCGGCTCCGGCGGCGGTAACCCCGACAACCTGTACGGGGCAGGCGGCGGGGGCGGCAGCGGCTTCGCGACTCCGGCGGCCACCGACGCCGTCCTCCTGCCGGGGGTGAACCGCGGCAACGGCAAGGCGGTCGTCTCGTTCCGGTACGGGTCCTCGCTCACGGTGGCCGCGGACACGGACGCACCGCTGTTCGGGCACCCCGTGACCCTCACCGCGACCGCCGCCCCGGCGCATCCGGCCGCGGGCGCTCCGGGCGGGACGGTCACCTTCTTCGACGGGACCACGGCACTGGCGACCGTGCCGCTCGACGGCGGGCGGGCCCGGCTGCGCACCGCCGCGTTCCGGCCCGGCTCCCACGCGATCACCGCGACCTACGGCGGGGATGCGAGCCACACGCCGAGCGCGACGGCCGGGCCGGCCCCCGTCACGGTCGGTTTCAGCCTGCCGTGCATCACGACGGCACGGGTCGGCACCCTGACGGTGGCCGCCGGCCAGGCGCTCTGCATCGCCTCGGGCGGCAGTCAAACGGGCCCGGTCGAGGTGGCTCCCGGCGGGTCCCTGGCGATCACGGACGCCCGTGTCACCGGGCCCGTGTCCGCCGAGGGCGCCCTGGCCCTCGCCCTCTGCGGCTCACGCCTCACCGGCCCCGTCTCCGTCACGGACAGCGCCGGCTACGTCCTGGCCGGCTCGGACGACGGGCCGACCGCCTGCGCCGGCAACACCTTCCAGGGTCCGCTGACCTTCGGGGGCAACACCGGCGGCCTCCAGGCCTCCGCCAACACGGTCACCGGACCGGTACGGATCGACGGCAACAGCGGCGACGGACCGCTGCCCGGCGCGGACGTCCCGGCGTTCCGGGCCAACCGGGTCACCGGACCGCTGCGTTGCGAGGGCAACGCACCGGAGCTGGTGCAGACGGGCACCGTCGTCCAGGGGCCCCGGTCCGGCCAGTGCCGCCCGGCGCCGTAA
- a CDS encoding TOBE domain-containing protein, producing MPSYSMGVAAQLLRVSPETVRRWAESGRLPADRAPDGSRAVDGVALAAFAKERATGMHPLPPGTAQTSVRNSFAGIVTAVRLDEVAARVEIQSGPHHVVSVVTRESVEQLGITVGSTVTARVKSTEVHIALP from the coding sequence GTGCCGTCGTACTCGATGGGCGTTGCCGCCCAACTGCTGCGCGTGAGCCCCGAAACCGTCCGCCGGTGGGCCGAGTCGGGCCGACTGCCGGCCGACCGCGCTCCGGACGGTTCCCGGGCCGTCGACGGCGTGGCCCTCGCCGCCTTCGCCAAGGAACGCGCCACCGGGATGCACCCGTTGCCGCCCGGCACCGCCCAGACCTCCGTACGGAACTCCTTCGCCGGGATCGTCACCGCCGTCCGGCTCGACGAAGTGGCGGCCCGCGTGGAGATCCAGTCGGGGCCGCACCACGTGGTGTCCGTGGTGACCAGGGAGTCGGTCGAACAGCTCGGCATCACGGTCGGCTCGACCGTCACGGCGCGGGTGAAGTCCACCGAGGTCCACATCGCCCTGCCGTAG
- a CDS encoding PucR family transcriptional regulator, protein MHVLDLLQLDSLGLNLLWGEEALLGQEVAGVTATDLEEPGRFLGPGELVLSGLVWWAEGDVAKADRFVGALADAGATALLAGEETHGRVPDEVLAACRSHRVPLVAVPARTSFRAVTEAVYLRQWGDLSRRPTRLFALPENVRGELSRLVEAGAGPDELLDRACAHLGRVSCYLLTASGRTVARTPSAPELPARQASAAAARGGVWLRIETESSPYDAWQLHVPDPDAAPPRVLHEIAEVLAQSRSGQTRRLAAERLAGQELIGVLEGTPAGPAPADTGALEEALAGAGLPVGGAYRVLAATSGDALAEGLRHLEGATYAVGRSVAVLHEDPASATDAAGALRALWPVLQQCGGPQSELRLGLGTRAEGLEGLRASLSQARFALTSADETVPVRGVEQLDTLGELMAGIPPEVRTVYGTRTLGALGDGMLRETLEVFLANNCSWARTAEALHLHVNTVHYRIERVEVLTGRDLSRLDHKLDLYAALLCG, encoded by the coding sequence ATGCACGTCCTCGACCTGCTCCAGCTCGACAGCCTCGGGCTCAACCTGCTCTGGGGCGAGGAAGCCCTTCTCGGCCAGGAGGTCGCCGGCGTCACCGCCACCGACCTGGAGGAGCCCGGCCGCTTCCTGGGGCCGGGGGAGCTCGTGCTGAGCGGGTTGGTGTGGTGGGCCGAGGGCGACGTGGCCAAGGCGGACCGCTTCGTCGGCGCGCTCGCCGACGCCGGAGCCACGGCGCTGCTGGCCGGGGAGGAGACGCACGGCAGGGTCCCCGACGAGGTCCTCGCCGCCTGCCGCAGCCACCGGGTGCCGCTGGTGGCCGTCCCCGCGCGCACCAGCTTCCGGGCCGTGACCGAGGCCGTGTACCTGCGCCAGTGGGGCGACCTGAGCCGCCGCCCGACCCGGCTCTTCGCACTCCCCGAGAACGTGCGCGGCGAGCTGAGCCGGCTCGTGGAGGCGGGGGCCGGACCGGACGAACTCCTGGACCGGGCCTGCGCGCACCTCGGCCGGGTGTCCTGCTACCTGCTCACCGCCAGCGGCCGCACGGTGGCCCGTACGCCGTCCGCCCCCGAGCTGCCCGCCCGGCAGGCGTCGGCCGCCGCCGCGCGCGGCGGGGTCTGGCTGCGCATCGAGACCGAGAGCTCCCCGTACGACGCCTGGCAGCTGCACGTGCCCGACCCGGACGCGGCGCCCCCGCGGGTGCTCCACGAGATCGCCGAGGTGCTCGCCCAGAGCCGGAGCGGGCAGACCCGCCGGCTCGCCGCCGAGCGGCTGGCCGGGCAGGAGCTGATCGGCGTGCTGGAAGGAACGCCCGCCGGCCCCGCCCCGGCCGACACCGGAGCCCTGGAGGAGGCGCTCGCGGGCGCCGGGCTGCCCGTGGGAGGGGCGTACCGGGTCCTGGCGGCGACCTCGGGCGACGCCCTGGCGGAAGGCCTGCGCCACCTGGAGGGCGCCACCTACGCCGTGGGGCGTTCGGTGGCGGTGCTGCACGAGGACCCGGCCTCCGCGACCGACGCGGCCGGCGCCCTCCGCGCGCTCTGGCCGGTGCTCCAGCAGTGCGGGGGACCGCAGTCGGAGCTCCGACTGGGCCTCGGCACGCGGGCCGAGGGCCTGGAGGGGCTGCGCGCCTCGCTCAGCCAGGCCCGGTTCGCACTGACCTCGGCGGACGAGACGGTTCCGGTACGCGGGGTCGAGCAGTTGGACACCCTCGGGGAGCTGATGGCGGGGATCCCGCCGGAGGTCCGGACGGTGTACGGCACGCGGACCCTGGGGGCGCTCGGGGACGGGATGCTGCGGGAGACCCTGGAGGTCTTCCTGGCCAACAACTGCTCCTGGGCCCGCACGGCGGAAGCGCTCCACCTGCACGTGAACACGGTGCACTACCGGATCGAGCGGGTGGAGGTCCTGACGGGCCGTGATCTGTCGCGCCTCGACCACAAGTTGGACCTGTACGCGGCGCTGCTCTGCGGATGA
- a CDS encoding FAD binding domain-containing protein, translating to MDLNTVLDVRDARRREPWRPGDAWLGGGTYLFSEPQPHIRRLVDLSRMGWPPLSWQPDGSLDIAATCTITELSRFARTLPTTAAPLFEQCCRAFLASFKIWNMATVGGNLCNGLPAGPMISLTAGLDGTVFLQGQDGATRRMPVTEFVLGAGVKDLREGELLRSVRLPPNALDSRTAFRQASLYGLGRSGALVIGAHDPADGSLAVTVSAATTRPFRFWFALPPTAAELRGAIDGAVRPDEWYDDIHGLPEWRRHMALRLAEEIRRELTTEDPR from the coding sequence TTGGATCTCAACACGGTGCTCGACGTGCGCGACGCCCGCCGCCGCGAACCCTGGCGTCCCGGCGACGCCTGGCTCGGCGGCGGCACGTACCTCTTCTCCGAGCCCCAGCCGCACATCCGCCGCCTCGTCGACCTCTCCCGCATGGGCTGGCCGCCGCTGTCCTGGCAGCCCGACGGCTCCCTCGACATCGCCGCGACCTGCACGATCACCGAGCTCTCGCGGTTCGCCCGGACCCTGCCGACCACGGCCGCCCCGCTCTTCGAGCAGTGCTGCCGGGCCTTCCTCGCCAGCTTCAAGATCTGGAACATGGCGACCGTCGGCGGGAACCTCTGCAACGGGCTGCCCGCCGGTCCGATGATCTCCCTCACGGCCGGCCTCGACGGCACCGTCTTCCTCCAGGGCCAGGACGGCGCCACCCGCCGGATGCCCGTCACCGAGTTCGTCCTCGGCGCCGGCGTGAAGGACCTGCGCGAGGGCGAGCTGCTGCGGTCCGTGCGCCTGCCCCCGAACGCGCTGGACTCCCGTACGGCCTTCCGCCAGGCGTCCCTCTACGGACTCGGGCGCTCCGGCGCGCTGGTCATCGGCGCCCACGACCCCGCCGACGGCTCCCTCGCCGTGACGGTCTCCGCCGCCACCACCCGCCCCTTCCGCTTCTGGTTCGCGCTGCCGCCCACCGCCGCCGAACTGCGCGGGGCGATCGACGGCGCCGTCCGGCCCGACGAGTGGTACGACGACATCCACGGCCTGCCCGAATGGCGGCGCCACATGGCCCTGCGCCTGGCCGAGGAGATCCGCCGCGAGCTCACCACCGAGGACCCCCGATGA